The following coding sequences lie in one Flavobacterium cyclinae genomic window:
- a CDS encoding TolC family protein, giving the protein MRKILIISILFMAYNVVGQSINDYYTIAAENNPELKAKYKEFEAAMQKIPQVSSLPDPNLSMGYFISPVETRLGPQNMRFSLTQMFPWFGTLKAQKNAATLMAESKYQAFLNAKNQLYSQVATAYYPLYELLKLKDIEQENIKILESYKNIANAKFENGKGSLVDVLRVDIMIKDAQTNLEILNKKEPALTSWFNSILNRKYDEKIVVSKKIETIELPIEYRKDSIATNPILQELELKKQASEATIEAARKQGLPKLGIGLDYVFVGNGMNNFPDSGKDVIMPMVTVSLPIFRKKYDAAVTEAKLMQENYSFQKEAYENKLNGTYYKLVFELQKERDLLKLYEGQVITLSKSLSLLFAYYSNANKDFEEVLRMQQELLKYQKLQLSSISTFHVKLAELDYLTAKQF; this is encoded by the coding sequence ATGCGTAAAATACTAATAATATCAATTCTATTTATGGCATATAATGTTGTAGGGCAATCTATAAACGACTATTATACTATTGCGGCAGAAAATAATCCTGAATTAAAAGCAAAGTATAAAGAGTTTGAAGCAGCCATGCAAAAAATACCACAAGTGAGTTCTTTACCAGATCCTAATCTTTCTATGGGGTATTTTATTTCACCCGTAGAAACAAGACTTGGCCCTCAAAACATGAGGTTTTCACTAACTCAAATGTTTCCTTGGTTTGGTACTTTAAAAGCTCAAAAAAATGCAGCAACTTTAATGGCAGAAAGTAAATACCAAGCCTTTTTAAATGCTAAAAATCAATTGTATTCTCAAGTTGCTACTGCTTATTATCCTTTGTATGAGCTATTAAAACTAAAAGATATTGAACAAGAAAACATCAAAATTCTAGAATCATACAAAAACATTGCCAATGCGAAATTTGAAAATGGTAAAGGAAGTTTAGTAGATGTCTTGCGTGTGGATATTATGATAAAAGATGCTCAAACTAATTTAGAAATTTTAAATAAAAAAGAACCCGCATTAACATCTTGGTTCAACAGTATTCTAAATAGAAAGTATGATGAAAAAATTGTTGTTTCTAAAAAAATAGAAACAATAGAATTACCCATAGAATATCGTAAAGATTCAATAGCTACTAACCCTATACTACAAGAACTTGAATTAAAAAAGCAAGCTTCGGAAGCTACAATTGAAGCAGCCAGAAAGCAAGGTTTGCCAAAATTAGGTATTGGTTTAGATTATGTTTTTGTAGGTAACGGAATGAATAATTTTCCAGATTCGGGTAAAGATGTTATCATGCCTATGGTTACAGTTAGTTTGCCCATTTTTAGAAAAAAATACGACGCAGCAGTTACCGAAGCAAAATTAATGCAGGAAAATTATTCTTTTCAAAAAGAAGCTTATGAAAACAAATTGAACGGAACCTATTACAAACTTGTTTTTGAATTGCAAAAAGAAAGAGATTTGTTAAAATTATATGAAGGACAAGTAATAACACTATCCAAAAGTTTAAGTCTATTATTTGCCTACTACAGTAACGCCAATAAAGATTTTGAAGAAGTATTACGTATGCAACAAGAGCTTTTAAAATATCAAAAATTGCAATTGTCAAGTATAAGTACTTTTCATGTAAAATTAGCAGAATTAGATTATTTAACCGCAAAACAATTTTAA